DNA sequence from the Prolixibacter sp. SD074 genome:
CCAATATTGTGTACATGGGCATGGGCGAACCCTTCGACAACCTCGACAATGTGCTCAAAAGTATCGAAATCCTCACAGCCGACTGGGGTTATGCGATAAGTCCCAAGCGGATCACCGTTTCGACCATCGGTATTATTCCGGGGATGAAAAAATTCCTCGAAACCAGCAATGCCCATTTAGCGGTTAGTCTGCATTCTCCTTTTGATGAAGAGCGTAAACAGTTGATGCCGGTTCAAACCACTTACCCGGTTAAAAAAGTATTGGACGAAATTAAGAACTGGGAATTTGGCCGCCAACGTCGCGTATCGTTTGAGTATATCATGTTTGGCGGACTGAATGATACACCGGCACACGCCAAAGAGCTGGCCCGCCTCCTGAACGGTATCAAATGCCGCATCAACCTCATCCGGTTTCACCCGATTCCGGATACACCATTAAAAAGCAGCAACGAGAAGACATTGCAGTCATTCAAGGATTTGCTCAACAGCAAAGGTATTCTGACGACTATTCGTGCTTCGCGCGGACAGGATATTTACGCTGCCTGCGGATTGTTGTCGACCAAAGCGCTGGTAAAAAAAGAAGAAGGGCCGGATTATTAAACTCATCGCAAAAGCGGAACAATCTCAAGTGGAATTTCAGGAAATCCACTTTACCTTGAACCAAAACAACTAATCTTTCGGACCTTTGCCTATTTTGGCGAAAGAGTTATAAAAGGCACCAGCATTTCCTCGAGCGAAATTCCGCCGTGCTGGAAAGTATCCTTAAAATAGTTGACGTAATAGTTGTAGTTGTTCGGATAGGCAAAGAAATCCGTTACGCTGGCGAAAATAAAGGTTGAACTCACATGGGAAGCCGGTAAAAATCCCGCTGCCGGATTCGTCATTTCGAACACCTCTTTGCGGTTGTATTTCAGGTTGCGCCCCTGCTTGTAACGAAGGTTCGTGTTCGTCGAACGCTCACCTATCACCTTCAGCGGATTGTGTACCCGAATGGTACCGTGGTCAGTTGTAATGACCAGTTTGATATCTTTCGAAGACAGCTCTTTCAGCAGCTCGAGCAACGGCGAATGGCGGAACCACGATTCGGTAAGTGATCGGTAGGCCGCCTCATCGTTAGCCAGTTCGCGAATCATATCCATTTCGGTCCGCGCATGTGACATGATATCCACAAAGTTAATGACCATCACCGAAAGGGGATTTTCGATGATGTTGCTGAGGTTTTCGAGTACACGCCGTCCGGATTTCAGGTTGGTCATTTTCTCGAAACTGAATTTCTCAGTCCGCCCGAAACGTGCCATCTGACGTGTGAAAAGTTCCTCTTCGTGTTGGTTTTTGATCCCTTCCTCCTCTTCATTCAACCACAATTCCGGATACGTCTTAGCAATTTCCGACGGCATTAATCCTGAAAAGATCGCATTTCGCGCATACATCGTCGCGGTAGGCAAAATGCTGAAGTACAACTCCTCTTCATCAGTGGTGTAATACTCGCGGACAATCTGCTGCAGAATACGCCACTGGTCGTATCGAAGATTGTCGATCAGCAACACAAAAACTCTCTCACCCTGATCGAGTAACGGGAAAACACGATGACGGAAAAGGTCGGGAGATATTAACGGACGCTCGCCGGCTGGCTGTGTAAGCCAGTCCATATAGTTCTTTTTCACAAAACGGGAAAAAGCATTGTTGGCTTCACTCTTCTGCATCAGCAGCACTTCGTCCATGGTGTGATCGTCCGACTGTTCCAGCTCCAGCTCCCAAAAAACCAGCTTCCGGTACACTTCCATCCAGTCTTCGTGGGTCAGCGAATCGTTAATCTGCATACCCAGCCTGGCAAACTCGCTCTGGTAAGCCGAGGTTGTTTTCCGGGTCACCAGTTCGGTTTTATCGATATTCTTCTTAATGGAAAGTAAAATCTGATTGGGATTGACAGGCTTGATGAGGTAATCGGCAATTTTGGCACCAATGGCCTCCTCCATGATGTCTTCTTCCTCGCTTTTCGTGATCATTACCACAGGAATGCCCGGGGCAGTATTTTTAATAGAAGCCAGCGTTTCCAAACCACTGAGGCCGGGCATATTCTCGTCAAGAAAAATGATATCAAAGTTCATTCGGTTGACCTGTTCGATGGCATCATCGCCGTTGGCAACAGCGGTTACGCTGTAACCTTTGCCTTCCAGGAACAAGAGGTGAGGCTTAAGCAAATCAATTTCATCGTCGGCCCAGAGAATTCGGATCGTCTTCATATTTTCATCCAGGATTAAGTCTTTGTCTTACCGCAGCAGCAATTTAAAAAAACTATCTAGTTCTTCAGGTAGAACTGACCAAAGAACTCAAGATAAGGAGTGAGATTTTTCTTTTCCTTCAGAATTTCCTCATTAGCAGCGCTAATCACAAAGTTCCGGTACTGCTTATTATCCAAGGGAGTAAATAATGGGCGGCTGGCAATCACCTTCCGGAAATAAACCATCGCGCTTTCCTTTCCTCCCAGGCCACTCACAACAAGCATCATGCGATTGCTGTCAAGCGGTTCGGTCTGTACTTTTATATTATCCGAACCAAAGTTGTTGTGGTTAAATTTCTCAAAACCAGATTGCATTGCAGCCAAATCAACACCTTCTGACGGGAAAACCAGCACAAAACGGTGATCGGTCCCCAACTGAGTATTGTAAGCGCCGTTATACAAAGGCGCTGGTTTTGCTACCGGAGTGGTGGTTTCCGTTGGCGTTATGGGCTTAGTTTCCGGCCCTTTCGGGTGTGGTATTTTTCCTAAGTAAGCCCTCGAGAAGAAATTCATGTAACCATCAATATCTTTTTTCTTTTCCAGCAACGCCAAATTCGTATCCGAAATGTAGAAGTTACGGTAATCACCTCCATCCAACGGAGCAAACAAACCGCGGGTTTTCACTACGGCGCCGAAATAATCACGGGCAACAGCTTCACCCGTCAGTCCGGTGACCTCCAATGCCGGTTTCCCGGAAACGGTTCCTTTTACGACCGTCGGATTTAAATCGGCATAGTTGGTCGAATCAAATGCTGCAAACAATTTCTGTAAAGGCTTCAAATTCTGCTGTGCATTTTCGGGAATCAATACAAACCGGTGCGCTTCATCAGCCGAGCGGTGGTAACTATTCGGATCGACCGTTGGTTTCACCATTACGAACTGGCCTTTTTCTTCCGGCTCTTCCTGTTTGCGGGCTTTTGCCAGCAGCTCTTCGGGGTTGGCCAATTCATCCTGCGGGAAGTCGGAGCTGATGTACCGGCTGTAATTCTTCATGAAGAACTTCAGGTATTCATGGTAATCATGGTCAGCCAGCAACGTCCGGTAGTTAGGCGACGAAGCAATAAAGTTGACATACTCAACCTCCCTGAGCGTTTCAAATATTTTTCGTTTCCTGATGATCGAACGGAAATAGATAAGCCCTTGTTCCTTATCGGGAAGACTGCGCACCACAACCATCTCCGAACGCGCATTAAGGTTCACCTTCTCAATATCGAAATCCTGCTGCGTATAATAGTCAATATCGTAGTTGGCAATATCGAAAATCAAGCGGTTTACATCCACTTTCGCCTGTCGCGGGAAGACAATGACGAAATAATGGAACACATCTTCTTTGTACGAGAATTTACCACCGAACTCATCGTTCTTTTGGTTCTCCTCGTCCATTACTTCGGGATTTTGAATATTCTGATGAACGTATCCTTCCGCCAGCATTTTTTGGTAATCGGCGAGCGTGCTGTCCTGAAGAAGTCCGTAAATTTTGTTGGCAAGTGGCAACGTCCCGGCATGTGGATTAGCAGCAATATAAGCCTTCAGGCTATCGGCAAATAATTTGCGGGCCTGTTGGGTCCCTTCCGAAACAATTTCCAAAAAGCGGGTTTTTGCCACCAAATTCGTATCGGGATGCATGTTCAGTAACTGCCGCGCCTTTTGTGTTGCTCCTTTGAAATCCCGCTCCTGGTACAAATTGAATGCCTTGCTGTACATCCGGTTCATGCTGTCGCGTTGCGCCTCCAGAGTGACAAAATAGTTTGGGTCTTTCAGGAATCTCGCATATTTCGAGTTAGGATATTTTGCAACGATAAGTTGCTCATATTTGGCAGCATCTGCCGTTTGCTCCTGCGTTTTATAAATCTGGTATAAATCAAACCACGACATGAGTTCCAGACTTCCTCCCGGAAATTTCCGCTCCAATTGTTCCAGCAGCTCAGCCGAACGCTGATAGTCGTTGAATTCCGAACGATAAATGCGTGCTGCATTGTAGTATGCCAGCATCAAGCGGCCGTTGGAAGCCGCCATCAACGAATCGGTCAACGGAACATCCTGCAGGTAATAATCCCGCTGCCGCGGATCGGATATCCGCTTTACAGTAACCTGTGTCGAATCGCTTTGCGTTTCTTCGGCTAATTGATCCGTTTCACTTACCGAAAGCTGGGCTTTGTTCAGTCTCCGCCAGTTGTCTTCCAGTTTCCGTTTTCCCCAAATACGGCGGAATTCTGCTTTCCCGATGCCTACTGTAGTTGGATTATAAAAATACCACGAGCCGTCATTGCTGCCCTGAATGGTATTCCTCCTTTGATTATACCGGTAATAATTTTGTGTCAGCTGCTGGTTTCTGGCTTCCTCCTGTTTGCGAGATTCCTCTTCGTTAATTTTTGAAACCCAGCTATCAATCAATGCATTTCGGTCGGATGTCGTCATTTGAGCGAGCCGTTGCAAACTATCTTCGCGGGTAATGGTATTCAGGTTCGTTACCAACCGGCCCAAACTGGCTGCCCGCGATGAAATCTCGTCGTATCCGGGATAAGTATTGTCAATCACGACCAATGCACTGTCGTAATAACTTTGCGACGACACATAGTTTTCATCTTCGAAATAAATACGTGCCAAGGCCAGGCATGTTTCTGCCCGCTGATCATTATTTTCTTTGCTGTATACCGCCGATGTCCGGTAGTCATCGATTGCTTCTGCCTTCATGCCTTCCTTCATCGCCACTTTTCCCATGGCGTAATATATACGGTCGCGAAACTCTTCATTCTTTTCGTCGCGGAGCATCCGGCGCAATTGCTTCTTCAAATCGGCAGCGCTTCCGGCACCGGTATATTCTTCGGCCCGGTTAATACGCGCGTTAAACGCCATCTCGTAAGGCGGATGCATTTTAATTACTTTCCGGTAGTACGCCACGGCATTGGCCTGCTGATCGGTCTCGGCATACAACTGAGCAAGAATATAATTATAGCGTAGTTTCTTCTTCCGGGGAAACCGGTTGTTCAATGCCGGTTCCAGATGCGGGACAGCCTGTTTGTATTCGGCCTGCTTCATGAAATAATCAGTCTGCACCAGCTCAAAATCCTTCAACAGCTTTTTCGGAAAGTTAGGATCGCCTTGCAGCAAGTCAAAAATATCACGGGCATTGCTAAACTGTCCGTTTTCATTATAAGCCCGGGCTAACCAAAGGTAAGCTTCGTACCGGGTAGGTTCTTTACTGAAATTACGGATGACATAAGAGAAATTCTCGATGGCCCGATAGAAGTCGTGTTTATAAAAATACGCCCGTCCCATCAACAGGTAAGTATCATCGACCCATTTATTGAATTCCTTCTTAGAAGCAAATTCCTTGTATCGTTCGGAACGGTTACTTCTTCGGCGGGGTTTCTTTGTGATGGAGTGCTGTGTAATCAACTTCGAGCACTTCATAATGGCTACGTCCATCGTCGAACGGGCAGCACCGACTGCATCCTTCTCACTGGTTTTATACAACGGAAGGATGTGTGTATATTCATTCTGTACTGCCTGGTCTACCTGGTCCAATCCCGATTTCACGCTCTCTTTCGCGTTGAAATAGATATTGTAGTGCGAGGTTAGGTTATTGTATGCTCTTGACACAACCGTATTCTTACTAGTCGAACATCCCGGAGTGAATCCACTAACAGCAAACAGAATAAAGATATATCGGATATTCAGCTTCAATAATTTTTCCTTTAGCAATGGAAAACCAAGTTTTGAAACAAGTGATAAAGTAACGAAAAGACGTCACCCTGCCACAAAGATATAAAGATAATTAAGCCAGCCATCTGCGTAACCAGGAACAAAAAAAGAGGGCAACGAATTTTCGTCCCCTCCTGGCTGACTGATGTTGCAGTTATTTTCTTTCGGTTTTCACCTTCCGTGAAGGTTTGAAGAACTTGTTCCGAAGCTCCAACCGGTGAATCACCTGATTCGCTACGTCGAGGAAAGCCTGGCCGGTTACCGAATTTTCCTTCGAGGCAGCCGGAACACCATTGTCACCGCCTTCGCGAATGCTCATTACCAACGGAATTTGTCCCAGCAAAGGAAGCTCCAACTGCTCTGCCAACTCTTTACCGCCATCTTTTCCGAAGATGTAATATTTATTATCGGGAAGTTCAGCCGGTGTAAACCACGACATGTTTTCGACAATTCCCAAAACCGGCACATCTATCGACTTGCTCTTGAACATCGCCACACCTTTCACCACATCTGCCAAAGCCACCTCCTGCGGAGTGGTGACAATTAACGACGCCGTTACCGGAATTGTTTGTACCAATGTCAGGTGAATATCACTCGTGCCCGGAGGCAAGTCGATGAGCAGATAATCCAGTTCTCCCCAATCAGCTTCAATCAACAGCTGCTTCAACGCGTTGGAAGCCATCGGACCGCGCCATACGAGCGCATCTTCCATATTCACGAAGAACCCGATGGAAAGTATTTTCACACCGTACTTTTCTACCGGGACAATCAAATCACGCCCATCCACTTTTGTCATCGTCGGACGGGCATTCTCCTCATCGAACATTTTAGGTATCGAGGGGCCAAAAATATCGGCGTCAATTAATCCTACTTTCGCTCCTTTTTTCGCCAGTGCTACCGCCAGGTTAACCGCCACGGTTGATTTTCCAACACCTCCTTTACCCGAGGCAATGGCAATGGTATTCTTTACTCCCGGAAGAACCGGCGCCTGCATCCGGTGGATGGCCTTGGGCGTAATGCTGATTTCCACTTCCATGCCCAACTCATCTTCAATTGCTTTGGCGCAAGCCTGTGCCACGGTTTGAATATCGGGATCGTTGTCGCGTTGAAAAACAAGGGTAAAACTAATTCGGGTACCGGCAATACGGATCTCCTGAACCATATCCAGCTCCACCACATTCTCTTCCGAACCCGGGAACTTTACTGACCGGAGAATATCGGTAATCTGCTTGGGAACAATAGCCATATCGTAAGTATTTTCTTAAAATTGAAAAACAAAGTTATAAATAAGGAGAACATCGTCCGTTTAAGGCGTGGGAAAAGTTTCGTCAAACGGAAGTTCTTTCATGGGGTCCCAGAAGTGCTTCTTAAAATCGATAATCTGGTCGTCAACCACTTTGATTCCTTCGCTTTCCAGCAATTCCTGCATCACATCCGGTCCACCGAAATGCACTTTACCGGTTAACAATCCCTGACGGTTCACCACCCGGTGCGCCGGAACATACGGCAGCTGATTGTGCGCATTATTCATCGCCCAACCAACCATGCGTGACGATTGCGGAGAACCCAGGAACCGGGCAATGGCGCCATAACTGGTTACCCTTCCTACCGGAATTTGGCGGACCACATCGTATACATTTTCATTAAAGTGGGACATGATGACAGACGTTGTTCGATTAATCGTCGGCCTGACGTCATTTGTTTCTTCCAAAGCTGCGGTAATCGTCTGGCTCCGGTTCCACATCAGGTTCTTTCAGTTCTCCCTCTTTCAGGTGAAAACGAAGGTATTTGATGGTTTTCCCGCGGTCGAGCCACTGCTGTTCGTAGAACGTTCTGATCTCCAAAATTTCGTTCCCCAGACCGGACTGATACAAATCGTCGGTATCCACGTCCACCGGAAGGTGGTTCTCTTCAATCATCGACCGGGTGTACTGGTACATAAAATTGCTGTCCGTTTTCAGGTGAACAATGCCGCCGGGTTTCAGGAAGCTTCGGTACGATTGCATAAAACGCGTTGATGTTAACCGCTTCCGCACTTTTTTCATCTGCGGATCGGGGAAAGTAATCCAGATTTCCGCAATCTCTTCCGGAGCAAAAAAAGCGTTCAGCAATTCGATATTGGTTCGTAAAAAGCCCACATTTTTCATTTGGCCTTCCCACGATTCTTTCGCGCCTTTCCACATCCGTGAGCCTTTAATATCGATCCCGATGAAGTTGAATTGGGGAAACCGGCGGGCCAAACCGACGGTATATTCGCCTTTTCCACATCCCAGCTCCAAAACGATAGGATTTTCATTCTTAAAGAAACGCTCATTCCACTGGCCTTTCATATCGAAACCTTCTTCATTCAGTACCCTGAAAGGAACCTGCACCACGTGTCCGAAAGTTTCCATCTCGGCAAACTTCGACAACTTATTTTTCCCCACGATTACGTTGTTTAAATATTATTCACAGGAAAGGGCCTGTTCAGCCCCTTCTCTGTTTTGTATGGTCAATTCACTTGTTCTACGCGAAAACCGAAGTCGTGTATGCCTTTCAATATCCCATTTTTACTTCTCATTCCCTGCCGCACCGAGAAAGTATAATCGCCCGGGTTTGGGAAATAAACCTGGTGTTTGTACGGATATTTTTTATCATACAAATCTCCGATTCCCGAACCATACCATTTTCCGGCTTTGTTTGCCAGCATCAGTTCCACGGTATCCTGCATCAGTTTACCACCTTCTGGCGGGGTAACTTTGATAAACAGCCACAGGTTCTGATACGGATAGGAACCTTCGTTCCGAACATTAAAATAGATATCGTACAACGTGGTGGAGTCAGGAATATTGACCGTAAAATTCAATACCGAATCCTTATTCCATTTCGAACCTTTCAGTTGGTGATATTCATCGTATACAGCACCACCGCCGCACGAATAAAGGATACCGGACCAAACCAGAAGCATCAGTCCGGCGCCCCATTTAACGTTTCCTCGGTTTTCCCGGTTTCCCATAATTTTGTTGACTATTGCCGGAAGGTTTCTGATTAGTTGATGATGGATTATTGCTTCGGGGTGACGGCTTCCTTCTCTTCTTTTTCCGGCGATTTCGTGAAGAAGATGAAGGGGTATCGAACCTGTCAAGGCTATCCTGACCAACGACCTTATGATAATCGAGTACTTCATTTTTATCAACGGCTACCGGTTCCGCCATCAGTTGCGGAACTTTTTCCCCCGCTTTATTCAGCCGGATAATCTCCTTCACTTTGTCCACCGAAACGGCAACCTGTCCACCCGGTTGATTATCAGCTGGTGCATACCAATACATCCTTTTGAAGATATCAGCTTTCAGGAAATTGTAAATTCCTTTTTCTGTTTCCAACGGAATATTATTCGGCGGAAAATCTTTTTGTGCATCGATATAGCAATCGAGCTCATAGTTCAGGCAGCATTTCAATTTACCGCACTGTCCTGCCAGCTTTTGCGGAT
Encoded proteins:
- the rlmN gene encoding 23S rRNA (adenine(2503)-C(2))-methyltransferase RlmN, which produces MEKERLFGKTLDELKTVAAQVGLPKFAAKQMADWLYKKEIRSIDQMTNLSAKGREALKEYYEFGLTGPTKVQASIDGTKKYLFPTDHAKFIETAMIPDDDRKTVCVSSQVGCKMGCLFCMTGKQGFQEHLTAGEIVNQIRSIEEAGEVTNIVYMGMGEPFDNLDNVLKSIEILTADWGYAISPKRITVSTIGIIPGMKKFLETSNAHLAVSLHSPFDEERKQLMPVQTTYPVKKVLDEIKNWEFGRQRRVSFEYIMFGGLNDTPAHAKELARLLNGIKCRINLIRFHPIPDTPLKSSNEKTLQSFKDLLNSKGILTTIRASRGQDIYAACGLLSTKALVKKEEGPDY
- a CDS encoding PglZ domain-containing protein yields the protein MKTIRILWADDEIDLLKPHLLFLEGKGYSVTAVANGDDAIEQVNRMNFDIIFLDENMPGLSGLETLASIKNTAPGIPVVMITKSEEEDIMEEAIGAKIADYLIKPVNPNQILLSIKKNIDKTELVTRKTTSAYQSEFARLGMQINDSLTHEDWMEVYRKLVFWELELEQSDDHTMDEVLLMQKSEANNAFSRFVKKNYMDWLTQPAGERPLISPDLFRHRVFPLLDQGERVFVLLIDNLRYDQWRILQQIVREYYTTDEEELYFSILPTATMYARNAIFSGLMPSEIAKTYPELWLNEEEEGIKNQHEEELFTRQMARFGRTEKFSFEKMTNLKSGRRVLENLSNIIENPLSVMVINFVDIMSHARTEMDMIRELANDEAAYRSLTESWFRHSPLLELLKELSSKDIKLVITTDHGTIRVHNPLKVIGERSTNTNLRYKQGRNLKYNRKEVFEMTNPAAGFLPASHVSSTFIFASVTDFFAYPNNYNYYVNYFKDTFQHGGISLEEMLVPFITLSPK
- a CDS encoding tetratricopeptide repeat protein, giving the protein MKLNIRYIFILFAVSGFTPGCSTSKNTVVSRAYNNLTSHYNIYFNAKESVKSGLDQVDQAVQNEYTHILPLYKTSEKDAVGAARSTMDVAIMKCSKLITQHSITKKPRRRSNRSERYKEFASKKEFNKWVDDTYLLMGRAYFYKHDFYRAIENFSYVIRNFSKEPTRYEAYLWLARAYNENGQFSNARDIFDLLQGDPNFPKKLLKDFELVQTDYFMKQAEYKQAVPHLEPALNNRFPRKKKLRYNYILAQLYAETDQQANAVAYYRKVIKMHPPYEMAFNARINRAEEYTGAGSAADLKKQLRRMLRDEKNEEFRDRIYYAMGKVAMKEGMKAEAIDDYRTSAVYSKENNDQRAETCLALARIYFEDENYVSSQSYYDSALVVIDNTYPGYDEISSRAASLGRLVTNLNTITREDSLQRLAQMTTSDRNALIDSWVSKINEEESRKQEEARNQQLTQNYYRYNQRRNTIQGSNDGSWYFYNPTTVGIGKAEFRRIWGKRKLEDNWRRLNKAQLSVSETDQLAEETQSDSTQVTVKRISDPRQRDYYLQDVPLTDSLMAASNGRLMLAYYNAARIYRSEFNDYQRSAELLEQLERKFPGGSLELMSWFDLYQIYKTQEQTADAAKYEQLIVAKYPNSKYARFLKDPNYFVTLEAQRDSMNRMYSKAFNLYQERDFKGATQKARQLLNMHPDTNLVAKTRFLEIVSEGTQQARKLFADSLKAYIAANPHAGTLPLANKIYGLLQDSTLADYQKMLAEGYVHQNIQNPEVMDEENQKNDEFGGKFSYKEDVFHYFVIVFPRQAKVDVNRLIFDIANYDIDYYTQQDFDIEKVNLNARSEMVVVRSLPDKEQGLIYFRSIIRKRKIFETLREVEYVNFIASSPNYRTLLADHDYHEYLKFFMKNYSRYISSDFPQDELANPEELLAKARKQEEPEEKGQFVMVKPTVDPNSYHRSADEAHRFVLIPENAQQNLKPLQKLFAAFDSTNYADLNPTVVKGTVSGKPALEVTGLTGEAVARDYFGAVVKTRGLFAPLDGGDYRNFYISDTNLALLEKKKDIDGYMNFFSRAYLGKIPHPKGPETKPITPTETTTPVAKPAPLYNGAYNTQLGTDHRFVLVFPSEGVDLAAMQSGFEKFNHNNFGSDNIKVQTEPLDSNRMMLVVSGLGGKESAMVYFRKVIASRPLFTPLDNKQYRNFVISAANEEILKEKKNLTPYLEFFGQFYLKN
- a CDS encoding Mrp/NBP35 family ATP-binding protein; protein product: MAIVPKQITDILRSVKFPGSEENVVELDMVQEIRIAGTRISFTLVFQRDNDPDIQTVAQACAKAIEDELGMEVEISITPKAIHRMQAPVLPGVKNTIAIASGKGGVGKSTVAVNLAVALAKKGAKVGLIDADIFGPSIPKMFDEENARPTMTKVDGRDLIVPVEKYGVKILSIGFFVNMEDALVWRGPMASNALKQLLIEADWGELDYLLIDLPPGTSDIHLTLVQTIPVTASLIVTTPQEVALADVVKGVAMFKSKSIDVPVLGIVENMSWFTPAELPDNKYYIFGKDGGKELAEQLELPLLGQIPLVMSIREGGDNGVPAASKENSVTGQAFLDVANQVIHRLELRNKFFKPSRKVKTERK
- a CDS encoding MGMT family protein yields the protein MSHFNENVYDVVRQIPVGRVTSYGAIARFLGSPQSSRMVGWAMNNAHNQLPYVPAHRVVNRQGLLTGKVHFGGPDVMQELLESEGIKVVDDQIIDFKKHFWDPMKELPFDETFPTP
- the trmB gene encoding tRNA (guanosine(46)-N7)-methyltransferase TrmB — protein: MGKNKLSKFAEMETFGHVVQVPFRVLNEEGFDMKGQWNERFFKNENPIVLELGCGKGEYTVGLARRFPQFNFIGIDIKGSRMWKGAKESWEGQMKNVGFLRTNIELLNAFFAPEEIAEIWITFPDPQMKKVRKRLTSTRFMQSYRSFLKPGGIVHLKTDSNFMYQYTRSMIEENHLPVDVDTDDLYQSGLGNEILEIRTFYEQQWLDRGKTIKYLRFHLKEGELKEPDVEPEPDDYRSFGRNK
- a CDS encoding gliding motility lipoprotein GldH; this encodes MGNRENRGNVKWGAGLMLLVWSGILYSCGGGAVYDEYHQLKGSKWNKDSVLNFTVNIPDSTTLYDIYFNVRNEGSYPYQNLWLFIKVTPPEGGKLMQDTVELMLANKAGKWYGSGIGDLYDKKYPYKHQVYFPNPGDYTFSVRQGMRSKNGILKGIHDFGFRVEQVN